A DNA window from Gammaproteobacteria bacterium contains the following coding sequences:
- a CDS encoding ankyrin repeat domain-containing protein has product MKAAWKINLVCLTLLISAAVPPDSPVADAAMRGDADEVRELLRAGADVNAAQGDGMTALHWAAENGQQELADVLVFAGANLEAATRLGGFTPLMVASRAGHAGIVRLLADAGANLEATTETGETALHYAAWSGNPEIAVALVDKGADVNAQESANGQTPLMFAAAYGRTDMVRSLLGAGADPSIQTNVIDYPAMAREDRVLIRQRDARLSALFGEDIISDTPVDGTRQDDDEEEEDEGEEEEERPAGRAAVRGQTRAPMSYDQLVGRQGGNTALHYAAREGQHDVVKTLLDGGADIDQVTGGDLSSALLMATLNGHFDLSMWLLDQGADPNLQSDPGATPLYAAVHLQWVPKSFYPQPTAIKQENTTYLELMKALLDAGADPNVRLKRHLWYTSFNHNVLGVDTWGATPFWRAAYGTDVDAMRLLVAYGANYTTPTFRPPGRPSTGNGRDDGEPKPDPSGLPVVPIGGPGVQPIHAASGVGYGLGLAGNAHRHAPNGWLPSVRYLVEELGANVNARDYNGFSPLHNAAARGDRELIEYLVERGADVTVLTRKGETTADMANGPVQRVTVFPEIVALLERLGSKNNDNCVSC; this is encoded by the coding sequence ATGAAGGCCGCATGGAAGATCAACCTGGTGTGTCTGACGCTGCTGATCTCGGCAGCCGTGCCGCCGGACTCGCCGGTGGCCGACGCCGCCATGCGCGGCGACGCCGACGAGGTTCGCGAGCTGCTGCGCGCCGGGGCGGATGTGAACGCGGCCCAGGGCGACGGCATGACCGCGCTGCACTGGGCGGCCGAGAACGGCCAGCAGGAGTTGGCCGACGTGCTCGTGTTCGCGGGCGCGAACCTGGAGGCGGCCACCCGGCTGGGCGGCTTCACGCCCCTGATGGTGGCCAGCCGGGCGGGCCATGCCGGCATCGTGCGCCTGCTGGCGGATGCGGGCGCCAACCTCGAAGCGACCACCGAGACGGGCGAAACCGCGCTCCACTACGCCGCCTGGTCGGGCAACCCGGAGATCGCAGTGGCCCTGGTGGACAAGGGCGCCGATGTGAACGCGCAGGAATCCGCCAATGGGCAGACGCCGCTCATGTTCGCCGCCGCCTATGGCCGGACCGACATGGTGCGCTCGCTGCTCGGGGCGGGCGCGGATCCGTCGATCCAGACCAACGTCATCGACTACCCGGCCATGGCCCGGGAAGACCGCGTGCTCATCAGGCAGCGTGACGCCCGCCTCTCCGCGCTCTTCGGCGAGGACATCATCTCCGACACCCCCGTGGACGGAACCCGGCAGGACGACGACGAAGAAGAGGAAGACGAAGGCGAGGAGGAAGAAGAACGGCCGGCCGGGAGGGCCGCCGTCCGCGGGCAGACCCGGGCGCCGATGTCCTACGATCAGCTGGTGGGCAGGCAGGGCGGCAACACTGCGCTCCACTATGCAGCGCGCGAGGGCCAACACGACGTCGTCAAGACGCTGCTCGACGGCGGAGCCGACATCGACCAGGTCACCGGCGGCGACCTGAGTTCCGCGCTGCTCATGGCGACCCTGAACGGCCACTTCGATCTTTCCATGTGGCTGCTCGACCAGGGCGCCGACCCCAACCTGCAGAGCGACCCGGGCGCCACGCCCCTCTACGCCGCGGTCCACCTGCAGTGGGTCCCCAAGTCCTTCTATCCGCAGCCCACCGCGATCAAGCAGGAGAACACCACCTACCTGGAGCTCATGAAGGCTCTGCTCGACGCCGGCGCCGACCCCAACGTGCGCCTGAAGCGCCACCTCTGGTACACCTCCTTCAACCACAACGTCCTCGGAGTCGACACCTGGGGCGCTACCCCCTTCTGGCGCGCGGCCTACGGCACCGACGTGGACGCGATGCGGCTGCTGGTGGCCTATGGCGCCAACTACACCACCCCGACCTTCCGCCCGCCGGGGCGTCCCTCGACCGGCAACGGCCGCGACGACGGCGAGCCGAAGCCGGATCCCTCGGGACTGCCCGTGGTGCCGATCGGGGGCCCGGGCGTGCAGCCCATCCACGCGGCCTCCGGCGTCGGCTACGGCCTCGGGCTGGCGGGTAATGCCCATCGGCACGCCCCCAACGGGTGGCTCCCGTCGGTGCGCTACCTGGTCGAGGAGCTGGGCGCGAACGTGAACGCGCGTGACTACAACGGGTTCTCGCCGCTCCACAACGCCGCGGCCCGCGGGGACCGGGAACTCATCGAATACCTCGTGGAACGCGGGGCGGACGTCACCGTGCTCACCCGCAAGGGCGAGACCACCGCCGACATGGCGAACGGTCCGGTGCAGCGGGTCACCGTCTTCCCGGAGATTGTGGCGCTGCTGGAGCGGCTCGGCTCGAAGAACAACGACAACTGCGTGTCCTGCTGA
- a CDS encoding DUF1552 domain-containing protein has protein sequence MKFITGTHIPRRTFLRGSGVALALPLLDSMIPAGRLWGDVAAEVQKPRLIAIENSHGAAGSNEWGATQHLWAPAKLGRGFDLSPSALQPLESFQDRLTIISNTDVRQAEAFAPKEIGADHFRSSATFLTQAHPRRTEGSDVYVGTSMDQLFAQRFGQETAIPSMQLCIENVDQSGGCSYGYACAYTDSISWASPTDPLPMTRDPRVAFDQLFGAGGTPEERARRRRTQASILDWVTEEVARLRAALPPEDRIRMEHYLEDVRELERRIERTEARNTSGFERELPEAPVGVPDSYTEHVQMMFDLQALAFQTDMTRVFSLKMSRDVSSRVFPESGCEGGFHPQSHAAGNEGVLGFYQINKYHVGLLPYLLEKLDNTAEVDGTLLDNTMVVYGSPMGDGNLHNHRRVPFIVVGGQAMGLEGGLHVKAPDGAPLANAMLTLLHRLGLDDLDSFGDSTGEMLMRLPASYADDVSSSS, from the coding sequence ATGAAGTTCATCACCGGAACCCACATTCCGCGGCGGACCTTTCTCCGGGGCTCGGGGGTCGCGCTTGCGCTGCCTCTTCTGGACAGCATGATTCCCGCCGGCAGGCTCTGGGGCGATGTGGCCGCCGAAGTGCAGAAGCCGCGCCTCATCGCCATCGAGAACTCGCACGGAGCCGCGGGGAGCAACGAGTGGGGTGCGACCCAGCACCTGTGGGCTCCCGCGAAGCTCGGTCGCGGCTTCGATCTGAGCCCGAGCGCGCTCCAGCCGCTGGAGAGCTTCCAGGATCGCCTGACCATCATCAGCAACACCGATGTGCGGCAGGCGGAGGCCTTCGCCCCGAAGGAAATCGGCGCCGACCACTTCCGGTCCAGCGCCACCTTCCTAACCCAGGCGCATCCGCGGCGCACCGAGGGATCCGACGTTTACGTCGGCACCTCCATGGACCAGCTCTTCGCCCAGCGTTTCGGCCAGGAGACCGCGATTCCGTCCATGCAGCTCTGCATTGAGAACGTGGACCAGTCGGGCGGCTGCTCGTACGGGTACGCCTGCGCGTACACCGACTCCATCAGCTGGGCCTCTCCCACCGATCCGCTCCCCATGACCCGGGATCCGCGCGTGGCCTTCGACCAGCTCTTCGGAGCCGGAGGCACGCCCGAGGAGCGCGCGCGCCGGCGCCGCACCCAGGCGAGCATCCTCGACTGGGTCACCGAGGAGGTCGCGCGGCTGCGTGCCGCCCTCCCGCCCGAGGACCGGATCCGCATGGAGCACTACCTCGAGGACGTACGCGAACTGGAGCGGCGCATCGAGCGCACCGAGGCCCGCAACACCAGCGGGTTCGAGCGCGAGCTGCCCGAGGCCCCGGTGGGCGTGCCGGACTCCTACACCGAGCACGTGCAGATGATGTTCGACCTGCAGGCGCTCGCCTTCCAGACCGACATGACCCGGGTCTTCTCGCTCAAGATGAGCCGAGACGTGTCGTCGCGCGTCTTCCCGGAGAGCGGCTGTGAAGGGGGCTTCCATCCGCAGTCGCACGCAGCCGGCAACGAGGGCGTGCTGGGCTTCTATCAGATCAACAAGTACCACGTCGGCCTGCTCCCCTACCTGCTCGAGAAGCTCGACAATACGGCGGAAGTGGACGGCACGCTGCTCGACAACACGATGGTCGTGTACGGCTCGCCCATGGGCGACGGAAACCTGCACAACCACCGTCGCGTGCCCTTCATCGTGGTGGGCGGACAGGCCATGGGACTCGAGGGCGGGCTGCACGTCAAGGCTCCGGACGGCGCGCCGCTGGCCAACGCGATGCTCACGCTGCTCCACAGGCTGGGGCTGGACGACCTCGACAGCTTCGGCGACAGCACGGGTGAGATGCTGATGAGGCTTCCCGCCTCCTACGCCGACGACGTCAGCTCGAGTTCCTAG